In Alkalihalobacillus sp. TS-13, the following are encoded in one genomic region:
- a CDS encoding spore germination protein produces the protein MSRHKETPKIKDYDSTIAYIKDELGIDKSFDQIHLELEYAGRRMSLFMIDGFVKDDIMHYLMKLLSRLDPEDLDPDPLTKLMRTHLPYMEIEEQNNLEKAIDFSLGGPSLLIVEGIDTVIVIDARTYPVRGPSEPDLERVVRGSRDGFVETIIFNTSLTRRRVRDRSLRMEYMKIGRRSQTDICISYIEDIADPKIVEKIKNSLSKIDTDGLPMGEKTIEEFICGQHWNPYPLVRYTERPDTAAVHLYEGHILVFVDGSPSVLITPATFWHHLQHMEEYRQKPVVGAYLRFVRFFAVLLSIFSLPLWYLFAISPEMMPAQLAFIGPEKVGDVPLFIQLILIEIGLDIMRMATVHIPSSLATALGIVAAILIGQVAVNVGLFINEVILYISIAAIGSFATPTYELSLANRLTRLLLLILTGLFALPGYVIGTTLWIILLSRLKSFHIPYLWPFIPFSYKGFRDVLIRSPIPLKNRRPTVLHPKDPDR, from the coding sequence ATGTCTCGACATAAAGAAACGCCAAAAATCAAAGATTATGATTCAACGATTGCTTATATAAAAGATGAATTAGGAATCGACAAAAGCTTTGACCAGATCCATCTAGAGCTGGAATATGCTGGACGGCGCATGAGCCTTTTTATGATTGATGGGTTTGTTAAAGATGATATCATGCACTATCTGATGAAATTATTATCCCGGCTCGACCCAGAGGACCTTGACCCGGATCCTTTAACGAAATTGATGCGGACACATCTTCCATATATGGAAATAGAAGAACAGAACAACCTAGAAAAGGCGATTGATTTCTCATTAGGAGGTCCAAGTCTGCTGATTGTTGAAGGGATCGACACCGTAATTGTGATCGACGCTAGAACCTATCCCGTTCGAGGTCCATCAGAGCCAGATTTGGAAAGGGTTGTACGAGGATCACGGGATGGGTTTGTAGAAACGATCATCTTCAATACATCTCTGACAAGAAGACGAGTTCGAGATCGTTCCTTACGGATGGAATATATGAAAATCGGAAGAAGGTCCCAGACGGATATCTGTATCTCGTATATAGAGGATATCGCGGATCCGAAAATAGTGGAAAAGATTAAAAACTCTTTATCAAAGATTGATACGGATGGACTTCCGATGGGGGAAAAGACAATCGAAGAATTCATTTGCGGTCAGCATTGGAATCCTTATCCTTTGGTCAGGTATACGGAACGTCCTGATACCGCTGCTGTGCATCTTTACGAAGGTCATATCCTCGTTTTTGTCGATGGATCACCAAGTGTCTTGATAACACCAGCAACATTTTGGCATCATTTGCAGCATATGGAGGAATATCGACAAAAACCAGTAGTGGGAGCATATCTTCGTTTTGTACGCTTTTTCGCAGTATTACTGTCGATTTTTTCGCTACCTCTTTGGTATCTGTTCGCTATCAGTCCAGAGATGATGCCTGCCCAACTCGCATTTATTGGTCCTGAAAAAGTTGGGGATGTGCCATTGTTCATCCAACTCATACTGATTGAAATCGGTTTGGATATCATGAGGATGGCGACTGTCCATATACCATCTTCCTTAGCGACGGCTTTAGGGATAGTCGCGGCAATATTGATTGGTCAAGTAGCTGTAAATGTAGGTTTATTTATTAATGAAGTTATTTTGTATATTTCAATTGCAGCTATAGGTTCTTTTGCGACTCCGACGTATGAATTAAGTCTGGCAAACCGTTTGACACGATTGTTGCTTCTGATTTTGACAGGATTATTCGCCTTGCCGGGGTATGTGATCGGAACAACTTTATGGATCATCTTGCTCTCACGGCTTAAATCCTTTCACATTCCCTACCTTTGGCCATTCATTCCATTTTCATATAAAGGATTCCGGGACGTACTCATCCGTTCACCGATTCCACTCAAAAATAGAAGACCAACCGTATTACATCCAAAAGACCCTGACCGATAG
- a CDS encoding M42 family metallopeptidase has product MNQKVNTKEIMELIKGLVSIPSPSGNTNQVITHVEDFFTKLGLETKRNHKGGLLVTLPGENDDRHRFLTAHVDTLGAMVKEIKPNGRLKLSMIGGFRWNHVEGEYCQIETADNKRFSGTILMHQTSVHVYKEAGDAKRDEKNIEVRIDERVNSEEDVRELGISVGDFVSFDPRVETTDSGFIKSRHLDDKASVALLMHVIKLIKEEGFQLPYTTHFLISNNEEIGYGGNSNIPDDTEEYLAVDMGAIGDGQATDEYTVSICAKDSSGPYHLGLRKHLENLAKENHIEYQMDIYPYYGSDASAAIRAGFDVKHGLIGPGIDASHAFERTHETSLLHTAQLIYYYLKSDMNA; this is encoded by the coding sequence ATGAATCAGAAAGTCAACACGAAGGAAATCATGGAATTAATCAAAGGTCTTGTATCGATTCCAAGCCCATCTGGAAATACCAACCAGGTCATTACACATGTAGAGGACTTTTTCACTAAACTTGGATTGGAAACAAAACGGAATCATAAGGGGGGTTTGCTCGTTACTTTGCCTGGAGAAAATGATGATCGTCATCGGTTTTTGACTGCACACGTCGATACTCTCGGCGCAATGGTCAAAGAAATCAAACCGAATGGAAGATTGAAACTCTCGATGATTGGTGGATTCAGGTGGAATCATGTTGAAGGTGAGTATTGTCAAATCGAAACAGCCGATAACAAGCGCTTTTCAGGTACAATTCTTATGCATCAAACGTCTGTACACGTGTATAAAGAAGCAGGTGATGCAAAACGTGATGAAAAGAATATCGAAGTCCGTATCGATGAACGAGTCAACTCGGAAGAGGATGTAAGAGAATTAGGTATTTCAGTAGGGGACTTTGTTTCATTTGATCCACGTGTCGAAACCACAGACAGTGGCTTCATCAAATCCCGTCATCTTGATGACAAGGCTAGCGTGGCTTTGTTGATGCATGTCATCAAGCTTATAAAGGAAGAAGGGTTCCAGCTTCCGTACACGACCCATTTTTTGATCTCCAACAATGAAGAAATCGGATATGGCGGAAACTCTAATATTCCGGATGATACAGAAGAATATTTGGCAGTAGATATGGGTGCGATTGGTGACGGTCAGGCTACAGATGAATATACGGTGTCAATTTGCGCAAAAGACTCCAGTGGGCCATATCATCTTGGACTGAGAAAACACCTCGAAAATCTTGCAAAAGAAAACCACATCGAATACCAGATGGATATCTATCCTTACTATGGATCAGATGCTTCAGCAGCCATAAGAGCTGGATTTGATGTGAAACATGGTTTGATCGGACCGGGTATTGATGCATCACACGCATTTGAACGTACCCACGAAACATCCTTGTTACATACAGCTCAATTGATTTATTACTACCTGAAATCTGATATGAATGCCTAA
- a CDS encoding Xaa-Pro peptidase family protein: MEKRIEQFSKWLQETEQTFAFVHSSANVFYLSNFNCEPHERLLGIFIFPDHEPFLVCPGMEVSQARDAGWKYEIIGHGDADDPWKMIQYALTDRGITKADHVVIEKETLSYARAEQIMKMFPSVSLHSAEDKLHQLRLIKDEKELEILRKAAELADFGVETGVNALREGCTEMEVLATIEYELKKKGIREMSFSTMVLFGEKSGQPHGNPGNRKLKKGDFVLFDLGVVLDGYCSDITRTVAFQEVNDKQKEIYDIVLKAQLETLELSKPGTRLGDLDKKARDIITNAGYGDFFPHRIGHGIGIDVHEYPSMSENNNNFLKEGMTYTIEPGIYLPDIGGVRIEDDILVTSDGFETLTKFPKELQIIR; encoded by the coding sequence ATGGAAAAGCGAATAGAACAATTCTCAAAATGGTTGCAAGAAACAGAGCAAACTTTTGCGTTTGTCCATTCTTCTGCCAACGTATTTTATCTTTCGAATTTTAACTGTGAACCCCATGAAAGATTGTTAGGGATTTTCATTTTCCCAGATCATGAGCCGTTCCTAGTTTGTCCAGGAATGGAAGTGTCTCAAGCACGGGATGCAGGATGGAAATATGAAATCATTGGCCATGGGGATGCAGATGATCCATGGAAAATGATCCAATACGCACTAACAGATCGGGGTATCACCAAGGCTGATCATGTCGTGATAGAAAAAGAAACACTCTCATATGCACGAGCGGAACAAATCATGAAGATGTTCCCTTCTGTATCATTACATAGTGCAGAAGATAAACTTCACCAACTTCGTCTCATAAAAGATGAAAAGGAATTAGAAATCCTGAGAAAAGCAGCTGAGCTGGCTGATTTTGGGGTTGAAACAGGAGTAAACGCATTACGAGAAGGATGCACAGAAATGGAAGTCCTTGCGACGATCGAATATGAATTGAAGAAGAAGGGAATTCGTGAAATGTCCTTCTCTACTATGGTCTTATTCGGTGAAAAATCAGGGCAGCCTCATGGAAATCCAGGGAATCGGAAGCTTAAGAAAGGAGATTTTGTCTTGTTCGACCTTGGTGTCGTGTTAGACGGGTATTGCTCGGACATTACGAGGACAGTTGCGTTTCAGGAGGTCAATGATAAACAAAAAGAAATCTACGATATTGTCTTGAAAGCGCAACTCGAAACACTTGAATTGTCAAAACCGGGAACCCGTTTAGGTGATCTGGATAAAAAAGCGAGAGATATTATCACCAATGCAGGTTATGGCGATTTCTTCCCTCACCGGATTGGCCACGGCATCGGAATTGATGTTCATGAATATCCATCTATGAGTGAAAACAATAACAATTTCTTAAAAGAAGGTATGACATACACGATCGAACCAGGTATCTATTTACCAGATATAGGTGGGGTCCGTATTGAAGATGATATTCTTGTCACCTCCGACGGGTTTGAAACCTTGACCAAATTTCCTAAAGAACTTCAAATCATCAGATAA